One genomic window of [Clostridium] scindens ATCC 35704 includes the following:
- a CDS encoding glycosyltransferase family 2 protein translates to MSTINISIIIPAYNAEKYISETIESILSQSMQSFEIIVINDGSQDRTQEIVEGYRDKNPDKIRIFYQKNQGQSAARNNALEYVRGKYIAFIDADDKVADWYLEELYNASEKEDADISVCAYQKFDTDTGEITLKRYTEDWNVEFRPGYNHVFQYSPCARLCKTSFVKKYGFRFSAGEQLEDGPYCMMIDLLSSRTVIINKIGYYYRVYQDSVMGNVRKGKKRPKVPYKGIESAIKKVKENTNDKIVLDMLEFCTVKILTGLVTNMYKNCNQQIRKEICKYCYYIIHKYFPDINRNPFIKLRCLDKLPYQHRVAVKLFVIAYRIRMIYPFSTFVAILLRLQEKFSRGKA, encoded by the coding sequence ATGAGTACTATTAATATCTCTATTATCATTCCGGCATACAATGCTGAAAAATATATTAGTGAAACCATAGAATCTATCTTGTCTCAATCTATGCAGTCCTTTGAAATAATAGTAATTAACGATGGGTCACAAGATAGGACTCAGGAAATTGTTGAAGGATATCGTGATAAAAATCCAGATAAAATAAGAATCTTTTATCAAAAGAATCAAGGTCAATCTGCAGCAAGAAATAATGCACTCGAATACGTGAGAGGAAAATACATAGCATTTATAGACGCTGACGATAAAGTGGCTGATTGGTATTTGGAAGAACTCTATAATGCTTCAGAAAAAGAAGATGCTGATATTTCTGTATGTGCCTATCAGAAGTTTGATACGGATACAGGTGAAATCACACTTAAAAGATATACAGAAGACTGGAATGTAGAGTTTAGGCCTGGATACAATCATGTATTTCAGTATTCTCCCTGTGCCAGACTTTGTAAGACATCTTTTGTTAAAAAGTATGGGTTTAGATTTAGTGCTGGAGAGCAGTTAGAAGATGGCCCGTATTGTATGATGATAGATTTATTATCATCTAGGACTGTTATAATTAATAAAATTGGCTATTATTATCGTGTTTATCAAGATTCTGTTATGGGAAATGTACGGAAAGGGAAAAAAAGACCTAAGGTGCCCTATAAGGGAATTGAAAGTGCGATTAAAAAAGTAAAGGAAAATACTAACGATAAAATAGTTTTGGATATGTTAGAATTTTGTACAGTTAAGATACTTACGGGATTGGTAACTAATATGTATAAAAACTGTAATCAACAAATCAGAAAAGAAATTTGCAAGTATTGTTATTATATTATTCATAAATATTTTCCTGATATTAATAGGAATCCTTTTATAAAGTTGCGATGTTTGGATAAATTACCTTATCAGCATAGAGTTGCGGTTAAATTGTTTGTAATTGCATACAGAATAAGAATGATTTATCCTTTTTCAACTTTTGTTGCAATATTGCTAAGGTTACAAGAAAAATTTAGTAGAGGAAAAGCATAA
- a CDS encoding NAD-dependent epimerase/dehydratase family protein: MWNSTIYKEEIKKVLSTNFPWEKFRGKNILVTGATGLIGSTLVDCLIELEKERKLGINIYILCRDANKVKKRFGDIIKLTYVHVLIQDICDALPKKYRFDFIINAASNAHPESYVLYPVETIKTNITGMINILEYAKENSVERVLFISSSEVYGEYIDSDNMKIEDVYGIVNPLKVRSCYPESKRLAETLCVSYLKEYNVNSVIVRPGHIFGPFFQEDNTRADIQFFKAALKNEDIVMKSSGKQKRSYCFALDAILAIFYVIVFGENGEAYNIGGYEKYTTIITFAKKIAEQANVGLRIELPNVIEKSGYTKITNSSLDTSKLLRLGWKPKYTLEEGIRLTLDILKNKD, encoded by the coding sequence ATGTGGAATAGTACTATTTACAAAGAAGAGATTAAAAAAGTGTTATCAACAAATTTCCCATGGGAAAAATTTAGGGGAAAAAATATATTAGTTACTGGTGCTACGGGTTTAATTGGGTCAACTTTAGTTGATTGTTTAATTGAGTTGGAAAAAGAAAGAAAATTAGGTATAAATATTTATATCTTATGTCGCGATGCAAATAAAGTTAAGAAAAGATTTGGAGATATAATTAAATTGACATATGTTCATGTATTAATTCAAGATATATGTGATGCGTTGCCAAAAAAATATCGATTTGATTTTATAATTAATGCAGCGTCTAATGCGCATCCCGAATCATATGTTTTATATCCGGTAGAAACGATAAAGACAAATATAACAGGAATGATAAATATTTTAGAATATGCTAAAGAAAACTCAGTAGAAAGAGTCCTTTTTATATCATCTTCCGAAGTATATGGTGAATATATAGATAGTGATAACATGAAAATAGAAGATGTGTATGGGATAGTAAATCCTTTAAAAGTAAGGTCTTGCTACCCCGAAAGTAAGAGATTAGCGGAAACCTTATGTGTATCCTATTTAAAAGAATACAACGTTAATTCTGTAATTGTAAGACCTGGCCACATTTTCGGCCCCTTTTTTCAAGAAGATAATACCAGAGCGGATATTCAATTTTTTAAAGCAGCATTAAAAAACGAAGATATAGTAATGAAAAGTAGCGGGAAGCAAAAACGGTCATATTGTTTTGCTTTGGATGCTATTCTAGCGATTTTTTACGTTATTGTTTTTGGGGAGAATGGAGAGGCTTATAATATAGGGGGATATGAAAAATATACAACAATAATTACGTTTGCGAAAAAGATTGCCGAACAAGCCAACGTTGGATTGCGCATAGAGTTACCTAATGTAATTGAAAAAAGTGGATATACCAAAATTACAAATTCATCTTTAGATACAAGCAAATTATTAAGATTGGGTTGGAAACCTAAATATACACTTGAAGAGGGTATTCGACTAACACTTGATATATTAAAAAATAAAGATTAG
- a CDS encoding IspD/TarI family cytidylyltransferase gives MNIALLTAAGSGTRTHQDLPKQFIHVNNKPIIIYTLEAFQKHPNIDVIEVVILKGWTEVLWAYAKQFNITKLKHVVEGGSTGQESIYNGLKEIEKYYDEQDVVMIHDGNRPLVSQDIITDSLVTYQEHGCAVAAIPCTEVVFISEGREASNTSIPRENLLRTQTPHTYKLKDILNVHKDAKQIGISNTAASCSLFEKFGIKSYFSLGSEKNLKITTVEDIEIFKALLSANNDEWIK, from the coding sequence ATGAATATTGCACTTTTAACTGCTGCAGGAAGCGGCACAAGGACACATCAAGATTTACCTAAACAGTTTATACATGTGAATAATAAGCCAATTATTATTTATACTTTAGAAGCATTTCAGAAACATCCGAATATTGATGTGATTGAAGTGGTTATTTTAAAAGGGTGGACGGAAGTATTATGGGCGTATGCTAAACAGTTTAATATTACAAAATTAAAACATGTTGTAGAGGGAGGAAGTACGGGCCAAGAGTCTATATACAATGGGTTAAAAGAAATAGAAAAATATTATGATGAACAGGATGTTGTTATGATACATGATGGCAATCGTCCACTGGTTTCTCAGGATATTATTACGGATAGTTTAGTAACATACCAAGAGCATGGATGTGCTGTTGCGGCAATACCATGTACAGAAGTTGTATTTATTAGTGAAGGAAGGGAAGCATCTAATACATCTATACCAAGAGAGAATTTGTTAAGGACGCAGACGCCTCATACTTATAAATTGAAAGATATTTTGAATGTTCATAAGGATGCAAAACAAATAGGGATTTCAAATACTGCAGCATCCTGCTCCCTTTTTGAAAAATTTGGTATAAAATCATATTTTTCTTTAGGATCTGAAAAGAATTTGAAAATTACAACAGTTGAAGATATTGAAATTTTCAAGGCATTGTTAAGTGCAAATAATGATGAATGGATTAAATGA
- the tnpA gene encoding IS200/IS605 family transposase encodes MDNKSLSHTRWKCQYHVVFIPKYRKKVLYGKLKVDVREILSILCRYKNVEIVAGAVCDDHVHLSVAIPPKISISDFMGYLKGKSTLMLYDRHPELQSKWDKAFWARGYYVETIGNITDEAVQKYIKEQAEDSRKEDSRGAAL; translated from the coding sequence ATGGACAATAAGAGTTTATCACACACAAGATGGAAATGCCAGTACCATGTAGTTTTTATACCTAAGTATCGCAAGAAAGTGTTATATGGGAAATTGAAAGTTGATGTACGAGAAATACTTAGCATCTTATGCCGCTATAAAAATGTGGAAATAGTAGCAGGAGCAGTATGCGATGATCATGTACATTTAAGTGTAGCGATTCCACCTAAAATCAGTATATCAGATTTCATGGGATATTTGAAAGGAAAAAGTACATTAATGCTATATGATAGGCATCCCGAATTACAAAGTAAGTGGGATAAGGCATTTTGGGCAAGAGGGTATTACGTAGAAACAATTGGTAATATTACAGACGAAGCAGTACAGAAGTATATTAAAGAGCAAGCAGAGGATTCAAGAAAAGAAGATTCAAGAGGTGCCGCTTTATAG
- a CDS encoding GBS Bsp-like repeat-containing protein produces the protein MGRKLKNRLAYILIIVMLCSTMSLENVNASDYDSLNSTEGNNESNTIIENQQEADNEQTDNSSVQQKVENEQYNASNEEADNVTEEIPEQDSQNIEIQTNDETQVLINYVSVDKPFLETPNEQNVVVSFGNGNENISKVRLVCKKNDGSDLELNLTRQEKELYLFTIPLEKKDSGTYELDSFAYFINGIEQIIDLKAIGIEAKFGVNEFYPGYENGDINSNDIDVSVVDVDANKVIAAQTDIEEALDATQEAIAESSGESVNDKSRNLKTSRTAVKEKVVVLDPGHGGSDGGAAANGLVEKNLTLKIAQYCKQELEEYSGLKVYMTRNNDSDVGLSERVQMAKRWGADVFVSIHINSASAGANGVEVWYPNSSYNANIHAQGKDLANEILKELVGLGLTNRGIKIRNSENGTKYPDGSLADYYSVIKDSKTNGFPGIIVEHAFISNPSDAAKLKQESFLKQLGIADAIGIANYFGLSKNPEIRIVNKNDFSGTFKVKITGVGSSTNTTKVEVPVWCQTDGQDDLKWYTATLQNDGSYTVDVAISNHNDQVGTYIADLYVTYRNGTMEQLGRTSAVMSKTSANISVEKNGTNPAQYQSKVVFSNMPTGVKSVQFAVWSNEGGQNDLKWYMGKDVGNDTWLATIDLNNHKTYGNYSVHAYLEMEDGYFFNFGNTSFEVQKANVGELKVKDYNQNEGSFRVIIRLNNTDVGINKVDVPIWCSSNQSDIKWYTAIKQADGTYSVDVNIANHKYNSGEYNIHAYLTDAFGNKSFGQATTFAVIAPKSEVTAKDAAGTETNYELKATNLGLYGDVRKVEFAVWSLKGGQDDLAWYQASRDSSGAYRATVPISRHRTAGEYEADAYITLGNGGLKYVGKASFKVTEPGISRVEVSEKDVDGGTFTVSLAKPESPSGVNRLQVAVWGAANGQNDLKWYDAAKRPDGSYEVAVSIANHGFETGTYNVHTYLTGGNGISLCANTTSTEIEAPKSEVTAKDAAGTETNYELKATNLGLYGDVRKVEFAVWSLKGGQDDLAWYQASRDSSGAYRATVPISRHRTAGEYEADAYITLGNGGLKYVGKASFKVTEPGISKVEVSEKDVDGGTFTVSLAKPESPSGVNRLQVAVWGAANGQNDLKWYDAAKRPDGSYEVAVSIANHGFETGTYNVHTYLTGGNGISLCANTTSTEIEAPKSEVTAKDAAGTETNYELKATNLGLYGDVRKVEFAVWSLKGGQDDLAWYQASRDSSGAYRATVPISRHRTAGEYEADAYITLGNGGLKYVGKASFKVTEPGISKVEVSEKDVDGGTFTVSLAKPESPSGVNRLQVAVWGAANGQNDLKWYDAAKRPDGSYEVAVSIANHGFETGTYNVHTYLTGGNGISLCANTTSTEIEAPKSEVTATDAAGTETNYELKATNLGLYGDVRKVEFAVWSLKGGQDDLVWYQASRDSSGAYRATVPISRHRTTGEYEGDAYITLSNGTLKYVGTAKFEITIPSLNLYVANYDASLGSFDVILNNIVSPSGINKIEVPVWCSSNQSDIKWYKAVKQNDGTYKITVDPMYHNLHSGIYQIHAYITTGNGIMTLAGTTTQLVKAPELYTIMGTTTTTVDQMMKYYKSSGVNYPGNELGKGGAPTLESFCKLYLEEANAEGVRAEVAFAQTMLETGWLKYGGIVKIEQFNFAGIGALDGNSTGNCATFPDVRTGIRAQIQHLKAYGSSGALTNSCVDPRFHLVKRNCAPYVQWLGQKENPQGNGWATSERYGYNIMSGIQKLKSL, from the coding sequence ATGGGGAGAAAGTTAAAAAATAGACTTGCGTATATACTTATAATAGTTATGCTTTGCTCAACAATGTCGTTGGAGAATGTTAATGCTTCGGATTATGATTCTTTAAATAGTACAGAAGGCAATAACGAGTCAAATACAATAATTGAAAATCAACAAGAGGCAGATAATGAACAAACTGACAATTCAAGCGTACAACAAAAAGTGGAAAATGAACAATATAATGCTTCTAACGAAGAGGCAGATAATGTAACAGAAGAGATACCAGAACAAGATAGTCAAAATATTGAAATACAGACAAATGATGAAACACAAGTACTTATAAATTATGTGAGTGTTGATAAGCCTTTTCTAGAAACACCGAATGAGCAGAATGTCGTTGTTTCTTTTGGAAATGGGAATGAGAATATATCAAAGGTAAGATTAGTTTGTAAGAAAAATGATGGCAGCGATTTAGAACTAAATTTAACAAGGCAAGAAAAAGAATTGTATCTATTTACAATACCTTTAGAAAAAAAAGATTCTGGCACATACGAACTAGATAGTTTTGCTTATTTTATAAATGGAATAGAACAAATAATTGATTTAAAAGCAATTGGTATTGAGGCCAAATTTGGAGTAAATGAATTCTATCCTGGATATGAAAATGGGGATATAAATTCAAATGATATAGATGTTTCGGTTGTAGATGTAGATGCTAATAAAGTAATTGCAGCTCAGACTGATATTGAAGAGGCATTAGATGCAACGCAAGAGGCTATTGCAGAGAGTAGTGGTGAGTCGGTTAATGATAAGTCAAGGAATTTGAAGACTTCAAGAACTGCAGTAAAAGAGAAAGTGGTTGTATTAGATCCTGGCCATGGAGGAAGTGATGGCGGAGCTGCAGCCAACGGGTTAGTAGAAAAGAATCTTACATTAAAAATAGCACAATATTGTAAACAAGAATTAGAAGAGTATAGTGGACTAAAAGTATATATGACAAGAAATAATGATTCAGATGTTGGATTATCTGAAAGAGTTCAGATGGCAAAGCGGTGGGGAGCTGATGTGTTTGTAAGTATTCACATTAATTCGGCAAGTGCAGGCGCTAATGGAGTAGAGGTTTGGTATCCTAATAGTAGTTATAACGCTAATATTCATGCTCAAGGGAAAGATTTAGCAAACGAGATTTTAAAAGAATTAGTGGGATTAGGACTAACTAATCGAGGAATAAAGATAAGAAATTCTGAAAACGGCACAAAGTATCCAGATGGGTCTTTAGCAGATTATTATAGTGTTATTAAGGATAGTAAAACAAATGGATTTCCCGGTATTATTGTTGAACATGCTTTTATTTCTAATCCGAGTGATGCCGCAAAATTGAAACAAGAAAGTTTTTTAAAACAATTAGGTATTGCAGATGCAATAGGAATTGCTAATTATTTTGGTTTATCCAAGAATCCGGAGATAAGGATAGTTAATAAGAATGATTTTTCTGGTACTTTTAAAGTAAAGATAACAGGGGTGGGTTCATCTACTAATACAACAAAAGTAGAGGTACCGGTGTGGTGTCAAACGGATGGACAAGATGATTTAAAATGGTATACGGCTACTTTACAAAATGATGGGAGCTATACAGTTGATGTAGCGATAAGTAATCATAATGATCAAGTAGGAACTTATATTGCGGATCTTTACGTTACATATAGAAATGGGACAATGGAACAATTAGGAAGAACTAGTGCGGTGATGAGTAAAACCAGTGCTAACATTTCTGTTGAAAAAAACGGAACTAATCCGGCCCAATATCAATCTAAAGTTGTTTTTTCTAATATGCCTACGGGAGTCAAATCCGTTCAATTTGCAGTTTGGAGTAATGAAGGTGGACAAAATGATTTAAAATGGTATATGGGAAAAGATGTAGGGAATGACACATGGCTGGCTACGATTGATTTAAATAACCATAAGACCTATGGCAACTATTCTGTGCATGCTTATTTAGAAATGGAAGATGGCTACTTTTTTAATTTTGGTAACACATCGTTTGAGGTACAAAAAGCCAATGTTGGGGAGTTAAAAGTTAAAGATTATAATCAAAATGAGGGAAGTTTTAGAGTAATAATTAGACTAAATAATACAGATGTGGGGATAAATAAGGTTGATGTTCCTATATGGTGTTCGAGTAATCAAAGCGATATTAAGTGGTATACAGCAATAAAACAGGCGGATGGAACATATAGCGTTGATGTTAATATAGCGAATCATAAATATAATAGTGGTGAGTATAATATACATGCGTATTTAACGGATGCATTTGGAAATAAAAGTTTCGGGCAAGCAACCACATTTGCTGTAATAGCGCCGAAATCGGAGGTCACAGCGAAGGATGCGGCAGGAACGGAGACGAATTACGAGCTGAAGGCGACGAACCTGGGCCTTTACGGGGACGTGAGGAAGGTGGAGTTTGCCGTGTGGAGCCTGAAGGGAGGCCAGGATGATCTGGCGTGGTACCAGGCGAGCAGGGACTCGTCCGGGGCATACAGGGCGACCGTGCCGATCAGCAGGCATAGAACGGCAGGGGAGTACGAGGCGGACGCATACATAACCCTTGGAAATGGGGGATTGAAGTACGTGGGCAAGGCATCTTTCAAGGTGACGGAGCCAGGCATCTCAAGGGTAGAGGTGTCAGAAAAGGATGTGGACGGAGGCACCTTCACCGTGAGTCTGGCCAAGCCGGAATCGCCATCGGGAGTGAATAGGCTGCAGGTGGCAGTCTGGGGAGCGGCGAACGGGCAGAACGACCTGAAATGGTATGATGCTGCAAAGAGGCCTGATGGAAGTTATGAGGTGGCTGTTAGCATAGCGAATCATGGATTTGAGACTGGCACCTACAATGTGCATACCTATTTGACAGGCGGGAATGGCATCAGTCTGTGCGCCAATACGACATCGACGGAGATAGAGGCGCCGAAATCAGAGGTCACAGCGAAGGATGCGGCAGGAACGGAGACGAATTACGAGCTGAAGGCGACGAACCTGGGTCTTTACGGGGACGTGAGGAAGGTGGAGTTTGCCGTGTGGAGCCTGAAGGGAGGCCAGGATGATCTGGCGTGGTACCAGGCGAGCAGGGACTCGTCCGGGGCATACAGGGCGACCGTGCCGATCAGCAGGCATAGAACGGCAGGGGAGTACGAGGCGGACGCATACATAACCCTTGGAAATGGGGGATTGAAGTATGTGGGCAAGGCATCTTTCAAGGTGACGGAGCCAGGCATCTCAAAGGTAGAGGTGTCAGAAAAGGATGTGGACGGAGGCACCTTCACCGTGAGTCTGGCCAAGCCGGAATCGCCATCGGGAGTGAATAGGCTGCAGGTGGCAGTCTGGGGAGCGGCGAACGGGCAGAACGACCTGAAATGGTATGATGCTGCAAAGAGGCCTGATGGAAGTTATGAGGTGGCTGTTAGCATAGCGAATCATGGATTTGAGACTGGCACCTACAATGTGCATACCTATTTGACAGGCGGGAATGGCATCAGTCTGTGCGCCAATACGACATCGACGGAGATAGAGGCGCCGAAATCAGAGGTCACAGCGAAGGATGCGGCAGGAACGGAGACGAATTACGAGCTGAAGGCGACGAACCTGGGTCTTTACGGGGACGTGAGGAAGGTGGAGTTTGCCGTGTGGAGCCTGAAGGGAGGCCAGGATGATCTGGCGTGGTACCAGGCGAGCAGGGACTCGTCCGGGGCATACAGGGCGACCGTGCCGATCAGCAGGCATAGAACGGCAGGGGAGTACGAGGCGGACGCATACATAACCCTTGGAAATGGGGGATTGAAGTATGTGGGCAAGGCATCTTTCAAGGTGACGGAGCCAGGCATCTCAAAGGTAGAGGTGTCAGAAAAGGATGTGGACGGAGGCACCTTCACCGTGAGTCTGGCCAAGCCGGAATCGCCATCGGGAGTGAATAGGCTGCAGGTGGCAGTCTGGGGAGCGGCGAACGGGCAGAACGACCTGAAATGGTATGATGCTGCAAAGAGGCCTGATGGAAGTTATGAGGTGGCTGTTAGCATAGCGAATCATGGATTTGAGACTGGCACCTACAATGTGCATACCTATTTGACAGGCGGGAATGGCATCAGTCTGTGCGCCAATACGACATCGACGGAGATAGAGGCGCCGAAATCGGAGGTCACAGCGACGGATGCGGCAGGAACGGAGACGAATTACGAGTTAAAGGCGACGAACCTGGGTCTTTACGGGGACGTGAGGAAGGTGGAGTTTGCCGTGTGGAGCCTGAAGGGAGGCCAGGATGATCTGGTGTGGTACCAGGCGAGCAGGGACTCGTCCGGGGCATACAGGGCGACCGTGCCGATCAGCAGGCATAGAACAACAGGGGAGTATGAAGGAGATGCTTACATAACTTTATCAAATGGTACATTGAAGTATGTAGGAACAGCAAAATTTGAGATTACAATTCCATCATTGAATTTGTATGTTGCTAACTATGATGCTTCCCTAGGTAGTTTTGATGTTATATTGAATAATATAGTTTCGCCTTCTGGAATAAATAAAATTGAAGTTCCGGTTTGGTGTAGTAGTAACCAGAGCGATATTAAATGGTATAAAGCAGTAAAGCAAAATGATGGTACATATAAGATTACTGTAGATCCTATGTACCATAACTTGCATTCAGGAATATACCAAATACATGCGTATATTACTACTGGTAATGGAATTATGACATTGGCGGGGACAACGACACAACTTGTTAAAGCCCCTGAGTTATATACCATCATGGGAACAACAACAACAACAGTGGACCAAATGATGAAATACTATAAATCGAGTGGTGTAAATTATCCTGGAAACGAATTAGGAAAGGGAGGAGCACCTACACTGGAGTCGTTTTGCAAATTGTATCTTGAAGAGGCAAATGCCGAAGGAGTGAGGGCAGAGGTTGCATTTGCGCAAACTATGCTAGAAACGGGTTGGCTAAAATATGGTGGAATTGTAAAAATTGAACAATTTAATTTTGCAGGCATTGGTGCCTTGGATGGTAATTCTACTGGAAATTGTGCTACATTTCCAGATGTACGAACGGGAATTAGAGCACAAATACAACATTTGAAAGCATATGGCTCTTCAGGGGCACTAACAAATTCTTGTGTTGATCCTAGATTTCATCTCGTAAAGCGAAACTGTGCTCCATACGTACAGTGGTTGGGGCAGAAAGAAAATCCTCAGGGGAATGGATGGGCCACATCAGAACGTTATGGATATAATATAATGAGTGGAATTCAAAAATTAAAAAGTTTATAA
- a CDS encoding nucleotidyltransferase family protein, with product MSRATLVVMAAGIGSRFGEGIKQLEPVGPNGELIVDYSIKDAISAGFDKVVFVIRKDLEKDFKEKIGNRVQKQIPVEYVFQQVEDIPKKYQYKFPHRKKPWGTGQAILCCKDVVQEPFLVINADDYYGKEAYIKAFKYLMNSDNFSKNRISVCMVGFVLKNTLSENGGVTRGICRVDGMGMLTEIVETHNIMKKGNKAIVRTENIEEEIDMEAEVSMNMWGFTPEIFGILEYGFRDFLKGLQEDDLKAEFLLPIIIGKLLIDDEVEVKVLQSNDEWFGVTYKEDKAMVVQAIKNLINSGKY from the coding sequence ATGAGTAGAGCGACATTAGTTGTTATGGCAGCAGGAATAGGCAGCCGTTTTGGAGAAGGAATAAAACAATTAGAACCAGTGGGACCAAATGGTGAACTTATTGTAGATTATTCAATAAAGGATGCTATAAGTGCAGGTTTTGATAAAGTGGTATTCGTAATTAGAAAGGATTTAGAAAAAGACTTTAAAGAGAAAATAGGAAATAGAGTTCAGAAACAAATTCCTGTAGAATATGTTTTTCAACAGGTTGAAGATATTCCTAAGAAATATCAATACAAGTTTCCCCATAGAAAAAAACCTTGGGGAACAGGACAGGCAATTCTTTGCTGTAAAGATGTTGTGCAAGAGCCATTCCTTGTTATTAATGCAGATGATTATTATGGCAAGGAGGCATATATTAAAGCATTTAAATATTTAATGAACAGCGACAATTTCTCAAAAAACAGAATTTCCGTTTGCATGGTCGGATTTGTTTTAAAAAATACTTTAAGCGAAAACGGAGGAGTAACACGTGGAATTTGTAGAGTTGATGGAATGGGAATGCTTACTGAAATTGTGGAAACACATAATATTATGAAAAAAGGAAACAAGGCTATAGTTAGAACTGAAAACATTGAAGAAGAAATAGATATGGAAGCAGAAGTATCCATGAATATGTGGGGTTTTACACCAGAGATATTTGGAATACTAGAGTATGGATTTAGAGATTTTCTTAAAGGACTACAGGAAGACGATTTAAAAGCAGAATTTTTGTTACCTATAATTATAGGTAAATTGTTAATAGATGATGAAGTGGAAGTAAAAGTACTTCAATCAAATGACGAGTGGTTTGGCGTAACATATAAAGAAGACAAGGCGATGGTCGTACAGGCCATTAAGAATCTTATTAATTCAGGAAAATATTAA
- a CDS encoding LicD family protein, with translation MAEIYKDYAPEVLKHLQELELEILKDFCNLCEEYNIDYFGVGGTSIGAVRHGGFIPWDDDIDIGLLRKDFDRFIKIAKKKMGDKYEILNAETDCNYPLMSTRLMLKGTEFREECFRKLPCKMGIFLDIYCFDNISNNKIKMRIQGARAWFWGKLMVLCAVDEPVLYFGGWEKKIILLVSKVIHNIFMMLNITPNVFYKRAKKIILKYSKYKTKNVAYFFDPTPYTSIISVSDICPTKKMQYAGLEVRFPSNIEEYLKNRYGNYMELPPKDKRHNHPPYRLDFGIYNNKRGEIN, from the coding sequence ATGGCAGAAATTTATAAAGATTATGCTCCAGAAGTTTTAAAACATTTACAAGAATTGGAATTAGAGATATTAAAAGATTTTTGTAATCTATGTGAAGAATATAATATAGATTATTTTGGCGTTGGAGGGACAAGCATAGGTGCAGTTAGGCATGGCGGTTTTATTCCTTGGGATGATGATATTGATATTGGGTTATTAAGAAAGGATTTTGATAGATTTATAAAAATAGCAAAGAAGAAAATGGGGGATAAGTATGAAATTCTAAATGCAGAAACAGATTGCAATTATCCCCTGATGTCGACGAGATTAATGCTGAAAGGAACAGAATTTAGGGAGGAGTGTTTTAGAAAATTACCATGTAAAATGGGAATCTTTCTGGATATATACTGTTTCGATAATATATCTAATAATAAAATAAAAATGCGAATACAAGGAGCGCGTGCTTGGTTTTGGGGAAAGTTGATGGTCTTATGTGCTGTCGATGAACCGGTATTATATTTCGGAGGATGGGAAAAAAAGATTATTCTTTTGGTTAGTAAAGTAATTCATAATATTTTCATGATGTTAAATATAACTCCTAATGTCTTTTATAAAAGAGCTAAAAAGATTATCTTAAAATATAGTAAGTATAAAACAAAGAATGTGGCTTATTTTTTTGATCCTACTCCTTACACCAGTATTATTTCGGTTTCCGATATATGTCCAACTAAAAAAATGCAATATGCAGGACTGGAAGTCAGGTTTCCAAGCAATATTGAGGAATATTTAAAAAATAGGTATGGTAACTATATGGAATTACCGCCGAAGGATAAAAGACATAATCATCCTCCTTATAGGTTGGACTTTGGTATATACAATAATAAGAGAGGAGAGATAAATTAA